One part of the Streptomyces sp. NBC_00286 genome encodes these proteins:
- a CDS encoding aminodeoxychorismate/anthranilate synthase component II produces MSARILVVDNYDSFVFNLVQYLYQLGAECEVLRNDEVSTAHAQDGFAGVLLSPGPGTPEEAGVCVDMVRHCAATGVPVFGVCLGMQSMQVAYGGVVDRAPELLHGKTSLVEHAERGVFAGLPSPFTATRYHSLAAEPGTVPAELEVTARTHDGIIMGLRHRELPVEGVQFHPESVLTEHGHRMLANWLAECGDPEAVARSTGLAPVVGRATA; encoded by the coding sequence GTGAGCGCGCGGATTCTCGTCGTCGACAATTACGACAGCTTCGTCTTCAACCTGGTCCAGTACCTGTATCAGCTGGGCGCCGAGTGCGAGGTGCTGCGCAACGACGAGGTGTCGACGGCGCATGCCCAGGACGGCTTCGCGGGTGTGCTGCTGTCGCCCGGGCCCGGCACTCCGGAAGAGGCCGGTGTCTGCGTCGACATGGTGCGGCACTGTGCGGCGACCGGTGTCCCCGTCTTCGGGGTCTGCCTGGGCATGCAGTCGATGCAGGTGGCGTACGGCGGCGTGGTGGACCGAGCGCCCGAACTGCTGCACGGCAAGACCTCCCTCGTCGAGCACGCGGAGCGGGGTGTCTTCGCGGGGCTGCCGTCGCCCTTCACGGCGACGCGTTACCACTCGCTGGCCGCCGAGCCGGGCACCGTTCCGGCTGAGCTGGAGGTCACGGCCCGTACGCATGACGGGATCATCATGGGGCTGCGGCATCGTGAACTGCCCGTCGAGGGTGTGCAGTTCCATCCCGAGTCGGTGCTGACCGAGCACGGTCACCGCATGCTGGCCAACTGGCTGGCCGAGTGCGGTGACCCGGAGGCCGTGGCCAGGTCGACGGGGCTTGCCCCGGTGGTGGGCAGGGCCACGGCGTGA
- a CDS encoding class E sortase: MTALRPERDSAAPYGEDTVYGAAAAYGGAAGPEQEWYDPQGYARDWYGEQTASSYAEPQSSPSNEPSHEPSYDEPSPRPRLDHGEPSYGEAWQEEAYSQPYVPASSPPPMPPIDEETVALRVPDSESMRAARSATHARSHAPDAGGRAARRKAAKRHGRHGGPTHEQSAEEHGATPRSRVEARRAARAQKPGMAVMASRAIGEVFITTGVLMLLFVTYQLWWTNIRAEAQAGSAASSLQNDWAAGKRKPGAFEPGQGFALLHIPKLDVVVPIAEGIDKKRVLDRGMVGHYAEDDLKTAMPDAKTGNFGLAGHRNTHGEPFRYINRLQPGDPIVVETQDQYFVYTMASILPVTAPSNTAVLDAIPKGSGFTTAGRYITLTTCTPEFTSKYRMIVWGKMVEERPRSKGKPDALVS; encoded by the coding sequence GTGACCGCCCTGCGCCCCGAGCGCGACAGTGCCGCCCCGTACGGTGAGGACACCGTGTACGGGGCCGCTGCCGCGTATGGCGGCGCTGCAGGGCCGGAGCAGGAGTGGTACGACCCGCAGGGGTATGCGCGGGACTGGTACGGGGAGCAGACGGCTTCGTCGTACGCGGAGCCGCAGTCTTCACCGTCGAACGAGCCCTCGCACGAGCCTTCGTACGACGAACCCTCCCCGAGGCCGAGGCTCGATCACGGGGAGCCGTCGTACGGAGAGGCGTGGCAGGAGGAGGCGTACTCCCAGCCGTACGTGCCCGCTTCGTCGCCCCCTCCGATGCCCCCGATCGATGAAGAGACCGTCGCGCTGCGGGTACCGGACAGCGAGTCCATGCGGGCTGCCAGGTCTGCCACGCACGCCCGTTCCCATGCCCCGGATGCCGGTGGCCGTGCGGCCCGCCGTAAGGCCGCCAAGCGGCATGGGCGGCATGGCGGGCCGACGCACGAGCAGTCGGCGGAGGAGCACGGCGCGACGCCGCGCTCGCGCGTGGAGGCGCGGCGGGCGGCTCGGGCGCAGAAGCCCGGAATGGCGGTGATGGCCAGCCGGGCGATCGGTGAGGTGTTCATCACCACGGGCGTGCTGATGCTGCTGTTCGTGACGTATCAGCTGTGGTGGACGAACATCCGGGCGGAGGCCCAGGCGGGCAGTGCGGCGAGCAGTCTGCAGAACGACTGGGCGGCCGGCAAGCGGAAGCCGGGGGCGTTCGAGCCGGGGCAGGGCTTCGCCCTTCTGCACATTCCGAAGCTGGATGTGGTCGTGCCGATCGCCGAGGGCATCGACAAGAAGCGGGTGCTGGACCGCGGCATGGTCGGTCACTACGCGGAGGACGATCTGAAGACGGCGATGCCGGACGCGAAGACGGGCAACTTCGGGCTTGCCGGGCATCGCAACACGCATGGCGAGCCGTTCCGGTACATCAACCGGCTCCAGCCGGGCGATCCGATCGTCGTGGAGACGCAGGACCAGTACTTCGTCTACACGATGGCGTCGATCCTGCCGGTGACGGCGCCGAGCAATACGGCCGTCCTGGACGCGATTCCCAAGGGGTCGGGTTTCACCACGGCGGGCCGCTACATCACTTTGACGACCTGCACTCCCGAGTTCACCAGCAAGTACCGGATGATCGTCTGGGGCAAGATGGTCGAGGAACGGCCGCGCAGCAAGGGCAAGCCGGATGCGCTCGTCAGTTAA
- a CDS encoding serine/threonine-protein kinase yields MGEVFAGRYELADPIGRGGVGAVWRAWDHRRRRYVAAKVLQQSDAHALLRFVREQALRIDHPHVLAPASWAADDDKVLFTMDLVGGGSLVHLIGDYGPLPPVFVCTLLDQLLSGLAAVHAEGVVHRDIKPANILLEATGTARPRLRLSDFGIAMRLGEPRLTETNYVVGTPGYLAPEQLLGEEPDFPADLFAVGLVALYLLEGAKPDARALIEHFAAHGTPGAPKGVPEPLWQVVAALVQPDPQARFRTATGARKALGAARELLPDPGPDDEVIEIFDQLGPLPAGFGPEGPLPAGFEPDRPPPGSGPDDRLQTGSGPNAPLPPAPGRGHNSAPQHPNPGHDSSADHPSAGTAPPHPQTGAVSSPADAGAAPSDGTSTAVPPVGSPTSDAVPPPPAPDAVTPQPSPASTMSDTGSFHLPPPPQPRTATSYTQRHQQAHPQRAPQPQQPAQPQPEQAPTPPNSFALPAPAHAPSYGPAHVPSPQVAAPASQPYAFASTASYTARDVQVPPQPQPIARRRGRRALRRPGPPAQVAIPVLLLALVCFAVGFWALTQI; encoded by the coding sequence ATGGGTGAGGTCTTCGCCGGCCGGTACGAACTGGCCGATCCGATCGGGCGCGGGGGAGTCGGTGCGGTCTGGCGCGCCTGGGACCACCGGCGGCGCCGGTATGTGGCCGCCAAGGTCCTGCAACAGAGCGACGCGCACGCGCTGTTGCGCTTTGTGCGGGAGCAGGCGCTGCGGATCGATCACCCGCATGTGCTCGCTCCGGCCAGCTGGGCGGCCGACGACGACAAGGTTTTGTTCACCATGGACCTGGTGGGCGGAGGCTCGCTGGTCCATCTGATCGGGGACTACGGTCCCTTGCCGCCGGTGTTCGTCTGCACCCTGCTCGACCAGCTGCTGTCGGGGCTCGCCGCGGTGCACGCGGAGGGGGTCGTGCACCGCGACATCAAGCCTGCCAACATCCTGCTGGAGGCGACCGGAACGGCCCGTCCGCGGCTGCGGCTGTCCGACTTCGGCATCGCGATGCGTCTGGGCGAGCCGCGGCTGACGGAGACCAACTACGTTGTGGGTACGCCCGGTTACCTCGCACCCGAGCAACTGCTCGGCGAGGAGCCGGACTTCCCCGCCGACCTGTTTGCCGTGGGTCTGGTCGCCCTCTATCTGCTGGAAGGCGCCAAGCCCGACGCCAGGGCACTCATCGAGCACTTCGCGGCTCATGGCACTCCGGGTGCTCCCAAGGGCGTTCCCGAGCCGCTGTGGCAGGTCGTGGCCGCCTTGGTGCAGCCGGACCCACAAGCGCGGTTCCGCACCGCCACGGGGGCGCGCAAGGCCCTTGGCGCGGCCAGGGAGCTCCTGCCGGACCCGGGCCCCGACGACGAAGTGATCGAAATCTTCGACCAACTCGGCCCACTCCCGGCGGGGTTCGGCCCGGAGGGTCCGCTCCCAGCGGGGTTCGAACCGGACAGACCGCCGCCAGGGTCCGGCCCGGACGACAGGCTGCAGACGGGCTCCGGCCCAAACGCACCACTCCCTCCCGCTCCTGGCCGGGGGCACAACAGCGCTCCCCAGCACCCCAACCCGGGCCACGACAGCTCGGCTGACCACCCCAGCGCGGGCACTGCGCCGCCGCATCCGCAGACGGGTGCCGTCTCGTCCCCGGCCGACGCGGGCGCCGCACCCTCTGACGGCACCTCCACGGCCGTACCCCCTGTCGGCTCCCCCACGTCCGACGCCGTACCGCCTCCGCCCGCCCCCGATGCCGTAACCCCACAGCCCTCCCCGGCGTCCACGATGTCGGACACCGGCAGCTTCCACCTCCCGCCTCCGCCTCAACCCCGGACGGCCACCTCCTACACGCAGCGGCACCAGCAGGCACACCCACAGCGCGCCCCACAGCCCCAGCAGCCCGCTCAGCCCCAGCCCGAGCAAGCCCCCACTCCCCCCAACTCGTTCGCGCTCCCGGCTCCCGCCCACGCTCCGTCGTACGGACCCGCCCATGTGCCCTCCCCCCAGGTCGCGGCCCCCGCGTCGCAGCCGTACGCATTTGCCTCTACTGCTTCATACACCGCTCGCGACGTCCAGGTTCCCCCTCAGCCACAGCCAATTGCGCGGCGCCGCGGCAGGCGCGCGCTCCGGCGCCCCGGGCCGCCCGCGCAGGTGGCGATTCCGGTGCTGCTGCTGGCGTTGGTCTGCTTCGCGGTCGGGTTCTGGGCCCTGACTCAGATCTGA
- a CDS encoding peptidylprolyl isomerase, giving the protein MAEQLYATLKTNQGDIEVRLLPNHAPKTVRNFVELAKGEREWTNPETGEKTTDRLYDGTVFHRVISGFMIQGGDPLGNGTGGPGYQFEDEFHPDLAFDRPYLLAMANAGPGTNGSQFFITVSPTAWLTRKHTIFGEVTDAASQKVVDAIASMQTNPRTDRPVNDVVIESVVVETR; this is encoded by the coding sequence GTGGCTGAGCAGCTCTACGCCACCCTGAAGACCAACCAAGGCGATATCGAAGTCCGGCTCCTGCCGAACCACGCGCCCAAGACGGTCCGGAACTTCGTCGAGCTCGCCAAGGGCGAGCGTGAGTGGACCAACCCCGAGACCGGGGAGAAGACCACGGACAGGCTCTACGACGGCACGGTCTTCCACCGGGTGATCAGCGGATTCATGATCCAGGGCGGTGACCCCCTGGGCAACGGCACAGGCGGCCCCGGCTACCAGTTCGAGGACGAGTTCCACCCCGACCTCGCCTTCGACAGGCCGTACCTGCTGGCCATGGCGAACGCCGGCCCGGGCACCAACGGCTCACAGTTCTTCATCACCGTCTCCCCGACGGCCTGGCTGACCCGGAAGCACACCATCTTCGGCGAGGTCACCGACGCGGCCAGCCAGAAGGTCGTCGACGCCATCGCCTCGATGCAGACCAACCCTCGCACCGACCGCCCCGTCAACGACGTGGTCATCGAGTCGGTCGTCGTCGAGACCCGCTGA
- the crgA gene encoding cell division protein CrgA: MPKSRIRKKADYTPPPAKQATNIKLTSRSWVAPVMLAMFLIGLAWIVVFYVTDGSLPIDAFGNWNIVVGFGFIAAGFAVSTQWK; the protein is encoded by the coding sequence GTGCCGAAGTCACGTATCCGCAAGAAGGCCGACTACACGCCGCCCCCGGCGAAGCAGGCAACCAATATCAAGCTGACCAGCCGCAGCTGGGTCGCTCCGGTCATGCTGGCCATGTTCCTCATCGGCCTGGCCTGGATCGTCGTTTTCTATGTGACGGACGGCTCACTGCCGATCGACGCGTTCGGCAACTGGAACATCGTGGTCGGCTTCGGGTTCATCGCCGCGGGATTCGCCGTTTCTACGCAGTGGAAGTAA
- a CDS encoding DUF881 domain-containing protein: MSNSADSSQASSSPVRMRRFRPVRVLTAAVFALAGLIFFTSFNTAKGTNIRTDASLLKLSDLIHERSHKNGRLDESNATLREDVEALADRDDGSTKAEDDRLAALEKNAGTQKLKGEALTVTLNDAPPNATAKLPGYPEPQPDYLVIHQQDLQAVVNAMWQGGAKGIKVMDQRLISTSAVRCVGNTLILQGRVYSPPYKITAVGDPEKLQRALTASPAIQNYMVYVNVYGLGWKVEEEGPVTLPGYSGTVDLHYAKPVE; the protein is encoded by the coding sequence TTGAGCAATTCTGCCGACTCGTCCCAGGCGAGTTCCAGCCCTGTGCGTATGCGGCGATTTCGGCCGGTGCGTGTGCTGACGGCGGCTGTGTTCGCGCTCGCCGGGTTGATCTTCTTCACCAGTTTCAATACGGCCAAGGGCACCAATATCCGGACGGATGCCTCGTTGCTGAAGCTCTCCGATCTCATTCACGAGCGCAGTCACAAGAACGGCCGGCTCGACGAGAGCAACGCGACCTTGCGTGAGGACGTCGAGGCGCTGGCCGACCGTGATGACGGCAGTACGAAGGCGGAGGACGACAGGCTCGCGGCTCTGGAGAAGAACGCGGGTACGCAGAAGCTCAAGGGCGAGGCGCTCACGGTCACGTTGAACGATGCTCCGCCGAACGCCACGGCCAAGCTTCCCGGTTATCCCGAGCCGCAGCCGGACTACCTGGTCATTCACCAGCAGGATCTGCAGGCCGTGGTCAACGCCATGTGGCAGGGCGGTGCCAAGGGGATCAAGGTCATGGATCAGCGGTTGATCTCCACCAGTGCCGTTCGCTGCGTGGGCAACACCCTGATCCTTCAGGGCCGGGTCTACTCGCCCCCGTACAAGATCACGGCGGTCGGTGACCCGGAGAAACTGCAGAGGGCCCTGACCGCGTCGCCCGCTATCCAGAACTACATGGTGTACGTCAACGTCTATGGGCTCGGCTGGAAAGTCGAGGAGGAAGGGCCAGTGACTCTTCCCGGCTACTCGGGCACAGTGGATCTCCACTACGCGAAGCCTGTGGAGTAA
- a CDS encoding helix-turn-helix domain-containing protein has product MDAAQQEATARARELQRNWYGEPLGALFRRLIDDLGLNQARLAGVLGLSAPMLSQLMSGQRAKIGNPAVVQRVQLLQDLAGQVADGSVSAAEATERMDEIKKSQGGSVLSNSTQSTSSSGAPTVKRVVREIQSLLRSVAAAGDIIEAADTLAPSHPELAEFLRVYGAGRTSDAVAHYQSHQS; this is encoded by the coding sequence ATGGACGCCGCACAGCAGGAAGCAACCGCAAGAGCGCGGGAGCTTCAGCGGAATTGGTACGGAGAGCCGCTGGGGGCGCTCTTCCGTAGGCTCATAGACGACCTGGGGCTCAACCAGGCTCGTCTGGCGGGGGTATTGGGACTGTCCGCACCGATGTTGTCGCAGCTGATGAGTGGTCAGCGCGCCAAAATCGGTAACCCGGCGGTGGTGCAGCGAGTGCAGTTGCTGCAGGACCTCGCCGGTCAGGTCGCCGACGGCAGCGTGAGCGCCGCCGAGGCCACCGAGCGCATGGACGAGATAAAGAAGTCGCAGGGGGGCTCGGTGCTCAGCAACAGCACGCAGTCGACGAGCAGTTCGGGTGCTCCCACGGTCAAGCGGGTGGTACGCGAGATACAGTCGCTGCTCCGCTCCGTGGCGGCCGCGGGGGACATCATCGAGGCGGCGGACACCCTCGCCCCGAGCCACCCGGAACTGGCAGAGTTCCTCCGGGTCTACGGAGCGGGCCGCACCTCTGACGCGGTCGCGCACTACCAGTCCCACCAGAGCTGA
- a CDS encoding rhomboid family intramembrane serine protease, with amino-acid sequence MDQVPGSPQGPQDAQSLPTCYRHPDRETGISCTRCERSICPECMISASVGFQCPECVRSGSGTGHSPTASQPRTLAGGTLTEDPRLVTKILLGLNLALFLVQLSIGDRFTDSFDLIGRALVPGLGLEGVAEGQWYRLVTAMFLHGSVIHIAFNMLSLWWIGGPLEAALGRARYIALYAISGLAGSALTYLLAEPNQPSLGASGAIFGLFGATAILMRRLNYDMRPVIALLVINLIFTFGWSNIAWEAHIGGLVGGVVIGYAMVHAPRGRRALIQYGVCALVLIAVVVMTLVRTGQLT; translated from the coding sequence ATGGACCAGGTGCCAGGCAGCCCGCAGGGACCGCAGGACGCCCAGAGCCTGCCCACCTGCTACCGGCACCCCGACCGGGAGACCGGCATCAGCTGCACCCGCTGCGAGCGCTCCATCTGCCCCGAGTGCATGATCAGCGCCTCGGTCGGCTTCCAGTGCCCCGAGTGCGTACGAAGCGGATCCGGCACAGGCCACTCACCGACCGCCAGCCAGCCGCGCACCCTCGCAGGCGGCACGCTCACCGAAGACCCGAGGCTCGTCACCAAGATCCTCCTCGGCCTCAACCTCGCGCTCTTCCTCGTGCAGCTCTCCATCGGCGACCGCTTCACCGACAGCTTCGACCTCATCGGCCGCGCCCTCGTGCCGGGCCTCGGCCTCGAAGGCGTCGCCGAAGGACAGTGGTACCGCCTCGTCACGGCCATGTTCCTGCACGGCAGCGTCATCCACATCGCCTTCAACATGCTCAGCCTGTGGTGGATCGGCGGCCCCCTCGAAGCAGCCCTCGGCCGCGCCCGCTACATCGCCCTCTACGCAATCTCCGGCCTCGCAGGCAGCGCCCTCACTTACCTCCTCGCCGAACCCAACCAGCCCTCGCTCGGCGCCTCCGGCGCCATCTTCGGCCTCTTCGGCGCCACCGCCATACTCATGCGGCGCCTCAACTACGACATGCGCCCCGTCATCGCCCTCCTCGTGATCAACCTGATCTTCACCTTCGGGTGGAGCAACATCGCCTGGGAAGCCCACATCGGCGGCCTCGTCGGCGGCGTAGTCATCGGCTACGCGATGGTCCACGCACCCCGTGGACGGCGGGCTCTGATCCAGTACGGCGTCTGCGCACTGGTGCTGATCGCGGTTGTGGTCATGACACTCGTCAGGACCGGTCAGCTCACCTGA
- a CDS encoding DUF5324 family protein: MTRIDSVRAATGSAKGSVLHAAEAVAPYADTAKDRAAHYAHEARVRLAPKVSAAAHQAADQARTQYDAHLAPRLEQARTHVPPKVDYAAHEAALRARVAARQAAEYSRPRIDQARAAAGPVREEAAARSTAALAALRGQVSPKEIEKLARKHQRRARVGRLAKGLAVLGVLAGGAFAAWKWWDKQANPDWLVEPPAATEVPDTGQLTSVDGSGQDALDPEVQAKQAEAEAAERDERG; this comes from the coding sequence GTGACCCGCATCGACAGCGTGCGCGCCGCGACCGGCTCGGCGAAGGGCAGCGTGCTGCACGCCGCGGAAGCGGTGGCGCCTTACGCCGACACGGCCAAGGACCGGGCCGCGCACTACGCGCATGAAGCACGCGTACGGCTCGCGCCGAAGGTGTCGGCAGCCGCTCACCAGGCCGCCGATCAGGCTCGTACGCAGTACGACGCCCATCTCGCACCGCGGCTGGAGCAGGCACGCACTCATGTGCCGCCGAAGGTCGACTACGCCGCCCACGAGGCTGCGCTGCGCGCCCGCGTCGCCGCCCGGCAGGCCGCCGAGTACTCCCGGCCGAGGATCGATCAGGCCAGGGCGGCGGCCGGGCCGGTCCGCGAGGAGGCCGCGGCCCGTAGCACGGCGGCTCTGGCGGCGCTGCGCGGCCAGGTCTCGCCGAAGGAGATCGAGAAGCTGGCCCGTAAGCATCAGCGGCGGGCCAGGGTCGGACGCCTCGCGAAGGGACTGGCCGTTCTGGGCGTCCTGGCGGGCGGTGCCTTCGCCGCCTGGAAGTGGTGGGACAAGCAGGCCAACCCCGACTGGCTGGTGGAGCCGCCGGCCGCCACGGAGGTGCCGGACACCGGTCAGCTGACTTCGGTCGACGGCAGCGGCCAGGACGCGCTCGACCCGGAGGTCCAGGCGAAGCAGGCCGAGGCGGAGGCGGCGGAGCGCGACGAACGCGGCTGA
- a CDS encoding DUF6344 domain-containing protein, whose amino-acid sequence MVRNKVMKLWTAVITAFIALCTTLGLVTTAAAATPVPQTEPARKASPTVTAPAMSPWALSFSHTLPPTMKQRIHAEAHGSSPSCRHRPPTDDTASQDGEEADSATPCTT is encoded by the coding sequence ATGGTCAGGAACAAGGTCATGAAGCTGTGGACCGCCGTCATCACCGCCTTCATCGCACTGTGCACGACACTCGGACTGGTCACGACAGCCGCCGCGGCCACCCCGGTACCCCAGACCGAGCCCGCCCGCAAGGCGAGCCCCACGGTCACGGCCCCCGCGATGTCCCCCTGGGCCCTGTCCTTCAGCCACACCCTGCCTCCCACGATGAAGCAACGCATCCACGCCGAGGCCCACGGCTCCTCACCCAGCTGCCGCCACCGCCCACCGACGGACGACACAGCCTCCCAGGACGGGGAGGAGGCCGACTCCGCCACTCCGTGCACGACCTGA
- a CDS encoding class E sortase: protein MRVIIRTLSELCITGGSVIVLFVAYVLLWTGVKADSAMDDQIASLQDRWSKGTVAAESEASGAPTPENPEPPAPYEDGDPFAVMYIPRLGFTWNKPVLEGTKTDTLKKGLGHYASTAQLGQEGNFAVAGHRRTYGDPFKDFPKLRAGDAVVLTDGTTWFTYRIDKGPYKTVPTDIAVIDPVPPKSGYTREGRYLTLTTCEPEWGRSHRLIVWAHLDATQPVEAGKPEALRR, encoded by the coding sequence ATGCGAGTGATCATCAGGACGTTGAGCGAACTGTGTATCACCGGTGGCAGCGTGATCGTGCTGTTTGTCGCCTACGTGCTCTTATGGACGGGCGTGAAGGCCGACAGTGCGATGGACGACCAGATCGCCAGCCTCCAGGACCGGTGGTCGAAGGGGACGGTCGCGGCCGAGTCCGAGGCGTCTGGGGCCCCTACTCCCGAGAATCCCGAGCCGCCGGCGCCGTACGAGGACGGCGATCCCTTCGCCGTCATGTACATCCCGAGGCTCGGTTTCACGTGGAACAAGCCCGTCCTCGAAGGCACGAAGACCGACACCCTCAAGAAGGGCCTCGGCCACTACGCGAGCACCGCGCAGCTCGGCCAGGAGGGCAACTTCGCCGTCGCGGGCCATCGCCGCACCTACGGGGACCCGTTCAAGGACTTCCCCAAGCTGCGCGCCGGCGACGCGGTGGTGCTGACCGACGGCACGACATGGTTCACGTACCGGATCGACAAGGGGCCCTACAAAACAGTGCCCACGGACATCGCCGTGATCGACCCTGTGCCACCCAAGTCCGGATACACCCGCGAGGGCCGCTATCTGACGCTGACGACCTGTGAACCGGAATGGGGCCGCAGCCACCGGCTGATCGTGTGGGCGCACCTTGATGCCACACAGCCCGTGGAGGCTGGGAAACCTGAGGCGCTGCGCCGTTAG
- a CDS encoding DLW-39 family protein → MKKLLLVALAAIGGLLVYRQIQADRAEQDLWTEATDSVPTGS, encoded by the coding sequence GTGAAGAAGCTTCTCCTGGTCGCACTGGCCGCCATCGGCGGGCTCCTCGTGTACCGCCAGATCCAGGCGGATCGCGCCGAGCAGGATCTGTGGACGGAGGCGACTGACTCCGTGCCCACGGGTTCGTGA